From a single Stomoxys calcitrans chromosome 4, idStoCalc2.1, whole genome shotgun sequence genomic region:
- the LOC106086399 gene encoding troponin T, skeletal muscle isoform X4 — protein MSDDEEYTSEEEEEVVEEVKEKAPQTPAEGEGDPEFIKRQDQKRSDLDDQLKEYIAEWRKQRAKEEDELKKLKEKQAKRKISRAEEEQKMAQRKKEEEERRVREVEEKKQREIEEKRQRLEEAEKKRQAMLQAMKDKDKKGPNFTIAKKDTGLGLSSAAMERNKTKEQLEEEKKISLSFRIKPLAIEGFSEDKLREKAQELWELIVKLETEKYDLEERQKRQDYDLKELKERQKQQLRHKALKKGLDPEALTGKYPPKIQVASKYERRVDTRSYDDKKKLFEGGYDTLYKETLEKVWQERQERFTQRSKSKLPKWFGERPGKKAGEPETPEGEEDAKADDEIAEDEEEVEEEVVEEEEEEEEEEEEEEEEEEEEEEEEEEEEEEEEEEEEE, from the exons AGGTGAGGGTGATCCAGAGTTCATCAAGCGCCAAGACCAAAAGCGTTCCGATCTCGACGATCAATTGAAGGAATACATTGCTGAATGGCGCAAACAGAGAGCCAAGGAAGAGGATGAGTTGAAGAAACTCAAGGAGAAGCAGGCCAAGCGCAAGATCTCCCGCGCTGAGGAAGAGCAAAAGATGGCCCAACGCAAGAAGGAGGAAGAAGAGCGTCGCGTTCGCGAGGTTGAAGAAAAGAAACAACGCGAAATCGAAGAGAAGCGTCAACGTCTCGAAGAGGCTGAGAAGAAGCGTCAAGCCATGCTCCAAGCCATGAAGGACAAGGACAAGAAGGGCCCCAACTTCACCATCGCCAAGAAGGATACAGGC TTGGGCCTCTCCTCCGCCGCCATGGAGCGTAACAAGACTAAGGAACAACTCGAGGAAGAGAAGAAGATCTCCCTGTCGTTCCGTATCAAGCCCCTTGCCATCGAAGGCTTCAGCGAGGACAAATTGCGCGAAAAGGCCCAAGAATTGTGGGAACTCATCGTCAAATTGGAAACTGAGAAATATGACTTGGAAGAAAGGCAAAAACGTCAGGACTACGAT TTGAAAGAATTGAAGGAAAGACAGAAACAACAGCTCAGGCACAAAGCCTTGAAGAAGGGTCTCGACCCCGAGGCTTTGACTGGCAAATACCCGCCCAAGATCCAAGTCGCCTCCAAGTACGAAAGACGTGTAGATACCCGCTCTTACGACGACAAGAAGAAACTCTTCGAAGGT gGTTACGATACGCTCTATAAGGAAACTTTAGAGAAAGTCTGGCAAGAAAGACAAGAGAGGTTCACACAACGATCAAAAT CCAAATTGCCCAAGTGGTTCGGCGAAAGACCCGGCAAGAAGGCTGGCGAACCCGAGACACCCGAAGGCGAGGAAGATGCCAAGGCTGATGATGAAATCGCCGAGGATGAAGAAGAAGTCGAAGAGGAGGTCGTTGAAGAGGAGGAAGAAGAGGAGGAGGAAGAAGAAGAGGAGGAGGAAGAGGAAGAAGAGgaggaagaagaagaggaagaagaagaagaagaggaggaggaagaagaggaagaataa
- the LOC106086399 gene encoding troponin T, skeletal muscle isoform X11, whose product MSDDEEYTGEGDPEFIKRQDQKRSDLDDQLKEYIAEWRKQRAKEEDELKKLKEKQAKRKISRAEEEQKMAQRKKEEEERRVREVEEKKQREIEEKRQRLEEAEKKRQAMLQAMKDKDKKGPNFTIAKKDTGLGLSSAAMERNKTKEQLEEEKKISLSFRIKPLAIEGFSEDKLREKAQELWELIVKLETEKYDLEERQKRQDYDLKELKERQKQQLRHKALKKGLDPEALTGKYPPKIQVASKYERRVDTRSYDDKKKLFEGGWEELGKEVNEKVWNEKKDQYSGRQKSKLPKWFGERPGKKAGEPETPEGEEDAKADDEIAEDEEEVEEEVVEEEEEEEEEEEEEEEEEEEEEEEEEEEEEEEEEEEEE is encoded by the exons AGGTGAGGGTGATCCAGAGTTCATCAAGCGCCAAGACCAAAAGCGTTCCGATCTCGACGATCAATTGAAGGAATACATTGCTGAATGGCGCAAACAGAGAGCCAAGGAAGAGGATGAGTTGAAGAAACTCAAGGAGAAGCAGGCCAAGCGCAAGATCTCCCGCGCTGAGGAAGAGCAAAAGATGGCCCAACGCAAGAAGGAGGAAGAAGAGCGTCGCGTTCGCGAGGTTGAAGAAAAGAAACAACGCGAAATCGAAGAGAAGCGTCAACGTCTCGAAGAGGCTGAGAAGAAGCGTCAAGCCATGCTCCAAGCCATGAAGGACAAGGACAAGAAGGGCCCCAACTTCACCATCGCCAAGAAGGATACAGGC TTGGGCCTCTCCTCCGCCGCCATGGAGCGTAACAAGACTAAGGAACAACTCGAGGAAGAGAAGAAGATCTCCCTGTCGTTCCGTATCAAGCCCCTTGCCATCGAAGGCTTCAGCGAGGACAAATTGCGCGAAAAGGCCCAAGAATTGTGGGAACTCATCGTCAAATTGGAAACTGAGAAATATGACTTGGAAGAAAGGCAAAAACGTCAGGACTACGAT TTGAAAGAATTGAAGGAAAGACAGAAACAACAGCTCAGGCACAAAGCCTTGAAGAAGGGTCTCGACCCCGAGGCTTTGACTGGCAAATACCCGCCCAAGATCCAAGTCGCCTCCAAGTACGAAAGACGTGTAGATACCCGCTCTTACGACGACAAGAAGAAACTCTTCGAAGGT GGCTGGGAAGAACTCGGCAAGGAGGTCAATGAGAAGGTGTGGAACGAGAAGAAGGATCAATACTCCGGCCgtcaaaaat CCAAATTGCCCAAGTGGTTCGGCGAAAGACCCGGCAAGAAGGCTGGCGAACCCGAGACACCCGAAGGCGAGGAAGATGCCAAGGCTGATGATGAAATCGCCGAGGATGAAGAAGAAGTCGAAGAGGAGGTCGTTGAAGAGGAGGAAGAAGAGGAGGAGGAAGAAGAAGAGGAGGAGGAAGAGGAAGAAGAGgaggaagaagaagaggaagaagaagaagaagaggaggaggaagaagaggaagaataa
- the LOC106086399 gene encoding troponin T, skeletal muscle isoform X10 — translation MSDDEEYTGEGDPEFIKRQDQKRSDLDDQLKEYIAEWRKQRAKEEDELKKLKEKQAKRKISRAEEEQKMAQRKKEEEERRVREVEEKKQREIEEKRQRLEEAEKKRQAMLQAMKDKDKKGPNFTIAKKDTGVLGLSSAAMERNKTKEQLEEEKKISLSFRIKPLAIEGFSEDKLREKAQELWELIVKLETEKYDLEERQKRQDYDLKELKERQKQQLRHKALKKGLDPEALTGKYPPKIQVASKYERRVDTRSYDDKKKLFEGGYDTLYKETLEKVWQERQERFTQRSKSKLPKWFGERPGKKAGEPETPEGEEDAKADDEIAEDEEEVEEEVVEEEEEEEEEEEEEEEEEEEEEEEEEEEEEEEEEEEEE, via the exons AGGTGAGGGTGATCCAGAGTTCATCAAGCGCCAAGACCAAAAGCGTTCCGATCTCGACGATCAATTGAAGGAATACATTGCTGAATGGCGCAAACAGAGAGCCAAGGAAGAGGATGAGTTGAAGAAACTCAAGGAGAAGCAGGCCAAGCGCAAGATCTCCCGCGCTGAGGAAGAGCAAAAGATGGCCCAACGCAAGAAGGAGGAAGAAGAGCGTCGCGTTCGCGAGGTTGAAGAAAAGAAACAACGCGAAATCGAAGAGAAGCGTCAACGTCTCGAAGAGGCTGAGAAGAAGCGTCAAGCCATGCTCCAAGCCATGAAGGACAAGGACAAGAAGGGCCCCAACTTCACCATCGCCAAGAAGGATACAGGCGTG TTGGGCCTCTCCTCCGCCGCCATGGAGCGTAACAAGACTAAGGAACAACTCGAGGAAGAGAAGAAGATCTCCCTGTCGTTCCGTATCAAGCCCCTTGCCATCGAAGGCTTCAGCGAGGACAAATTGCGCGAAAAGGCCCAAGAATTGTGGGAACTCATCGTCAAATTGGAAACTGAGAAATATGACTTGGAAGAAAGGCAAAAACGTCAGGACTACGAT TTGAAAGAATTGAAGGAAAGACAGAAACAACAGCTCAGGCACAAAGCCTTGAAGAAGGGTCTCGACCCCGAGGCTTTGACTGGCAAATACCCGCCCAAGATCCAAGTCGCCTCCAAGTACGAAAGACGTGTAGATACCCGCTCTTACGACGACAAGAAGAAACTCTTCGAAGGT gGTTACGATACGCTCTATAAGGAAACTTTAGAGAAAGTCTGGCAAGAAAGACAAGAGAGGTTCACACAACGATCAAAAT CCAAATTGCCCAAGTGGTTCGGCGAAAGACCCGGCAAGAAGGCTGGCGAACCCGAGACACCCGAAGGCGAGGAAGATGCCAAGGCTGATGATGAAATCGCCGAGGATGAAGAAGAAGTCGAAGAGGAGGTCGTTGAAGAGGAGGAAGAAGAGGAGGAGGAAGAAGAAGAGGAGGAGGAAGAGGAAGAAGAGgaggaagaagaagaggaagaagaagaagaagaggaggaggaagaagaggaagaataa
- the LOC106086399 gene encoding troponin T, skeletal muscle isoform X6 yields MSDDEEYTSEEEEEVVEEVKEGEGDPEFIKRQDQKRSDLDDQLKEYIAEWRKQRAKEEDELKKLKEKQAKRKISRAEEEQKMAQRKKEEEERRVREVEEKKQREIEEKRQRLEEAEKKRQAMLQAMKDKDKKGPNFTIAKKDTGVLGLSSAAMERNKTKEQLEEEKKISLSFRIKPLAIEGFSEDKLREKAQELWELIVKLETEKYDLEERQKRQDYDLKELKERQKQQLRHKALKKGLDPEALTGKYPPKIQVASKYERRVDTRSYDDKKKLFEGGYDTLYKETLEKVWQERQERFTQRSKSKLPKWFGERPGKKAGEPETPEGEEDAKADDEIAEDEEEVEEEVVEEEEEEEEEEEEEEEEEEEEEEEEEEEEEEEEEEEEE; encoded by the exons AGGTGAGGGTGATCCAGAGTTCATCAAGCGCCAAGACCAAAAGCGTTCCGATCTCGACGATCAATTGAAGGAATACATTGCTGAATGGCGCAAACAGAGAGCCAAGGAAGAGGATGAGTTGAAGAAACTCAAGGAGAAGCAGGCCAAGCGCAAGATCTCCCGCGCTGAGGAAGAGCAAAAGATGGCCCAACGCAAGAAGGAGGAAGAAGAGCGTCGCGTTCGCGAGGTTGAAGAAAAGAAACAACGCGAAATCGAAGAGAAGCGTCAACGTCTCGAAGAGGCTGAGAAGAAGCGTCAAGCCATGCTCCAAGCCATGAAGGACAAGGACAAGAAGGGCCCCAACTTCACCATCGCCAAGAAGGATACAGGCGTG TTGGGCCTCTCCTCCGCCGCCATGGAGCGTAACAAGACTAAGGAACAACTCGAGGAAGAGAAGAAGATCTCCCTGTCGTTCCGTATCAAGCCCCTTGCCATCGAAGGCTTCAGCGAGGACAAATTGCGCGAAAAGGCCCAAGAATTGTGGGAACTCATCGTCAAATTGGAAACTGAGAAATATGACTTGGAAGAAAGGCAAAAACGTCAGGACTACGAT TTGAAAGAATTGAAGGAAAGACAGAAACAACAGCTCAGGCACAAAGCCTTGAAGAAGGGTCTCGACCCCGAGGCTTTGACTGGCAAATACCCGCCCAAGATCCAAGTCGCCTCCAAGTACGAAAGACGTGTAGATACCCGCTCTTACGACGACAAGAAGAAACTCTTCGAAGGT gGTTACGATACGCTCTATAAGGAAACTTTAGAGAAAGTCTGGCAAGAAAGACAAGAGAGGTTCACACAACGATCAAAAT CCAAATTGCCCAAGTGGTTCGGCGAAAGACCCGGCAAGAAGGCTGGCGAACCCGAGACACCCGAAGGCGAGGAAGATGCCAAGGCTGATGATGAAATCGCCGAGGATGAAGAAGAAGTCGAAGAGGAGGTCGTTGAAGAGGAGGAAGAAGAGGAGGAGGAAGAAGAAGAGGAGGAGGAAGAGGAAGAAGAGgaggaagaagaagaggaagaagaagaagaagaggaggaggaagaagaggaagaataa
- the LOC106086399 gene encoding troponin T, skeletal muscle isoform X12 produces MSDDEEYTGEGDPEFIKRQDQKRSDLDDQLKEYIAEWRKQRAKEEDELKKLKEKQAKRKISRAEEEQKMAQRKKEEEERRVREVEEKKQREIEEKRQRLEEAEKKRQAMLQAMKDKDKKGPNFTIAKKDTGLGLSSAAMERNKTKEQLEEEKKISLSFRIKPLAIEGFSEDKLREKAQELWELIVKLETEKYDLEERQKRQDYDLKELKERQKQQLRHKALKKGLDPEALTGKYPPKIQVASKYERRVDTRSYDDKKKLFEGGYDTLYKETLEKVWQERQERFTQRSKSKLPKWFGERPGKKAGEPETPEGEEDAKADDEIAEDEEEVEEEVVEEEEEEEEEEEEEEEEEEEEEEEEEEEEEEEEEEEEE; encoded by the exons AGGTGAGGGTGATCCAGAGTTCATCAAGCGCCAAGACCAAAAGCGTTCCGATCTCGACGATCAATTGAAGGAATACATTGCTGAATGGCGCAAACAGAGAGCCAAGGAAGAGGATGAGTTGAAGAAACTCAAGGAGAAGCAGGCCAAGCGCAAGATCTCCCGCGCTGAGGAAGAGCAAAAGATGGCCCAACGCAAGAAGGAGGAAGAAGAGCGTCGCGTTCGCGAGGTTGAAGAAAAGAAACAACGCGAAATCGAAGAGAAGCGTCAACGTCTCGAAGAGGCTGAGAAGAAGCGTCAAGCCATGCTCCAAGCCATGAAGGACAAGGACAAGAAGGGCCCCAACTTCACCATCGCCAAGAAGGATACAGGC TTGGGCCTCTCCTCCGCCGCCATGGAGCGTAACAAGACTAAGGAACAACTCGAGGAAGAGAAGAAGATCTCCCTGTCGTTCCGTATCAAGCCCCTTGCCATCGAAGGCTTCAGCGAGGACAAATTGCGCGAAAAGGCCCAAGAATTGTGGGAACTCATCGTCAAATTGGAAACTGAGAAATATGACTTGGAAGAAAGGCAAAAACGTCAGGACTACGAT TTGAAAGAATTGAAGGAAAGACAGAAACAACAGCTCAGGCACAAAGCCTTGAAGAAGGGTCTCGACCCCGAGGCTTTGACTGGCAAATACCCGCCCAAGATCCAAGTCGCCTCCAAGTACGAAAGACGTGTAGATACCCGCTCTTACGACGACAAGAAGAAACTCTTCGAAGGT gGTTACGATACGCTCTATAAGGAAACTTTAGAGAAAGTCTGGCAAGAAAGACAAGAGAGGTTCACACAACGATCAAAAT CCAAATTGCCCAAGTGGTTCGGCGAAAGACCCGGCAAGAAGGCTGGCGAACCCGAGACACCCGAAGGCGAGGAAGATGCCAAGGCTGATGATGAAATCGCCGAGGATGAAGAAGAAGTCGAAGAGGAGGTCGTTGAAGAGGAGGAAGAAGAGGAGGAGGAAGAAGAAGAGGAGGAGGAAGAGGAAGAAGAGgaggaagaagaagaggaagaagaagaagaagaggaggaggaagaagaggaagaataa
- the LOC106086399 gene encoding troponin T, skeletal muscle isoform X2: MSDDEEYTSEEEEEVVEEVKEKAPQTPAEGEGDPEFIKRQDQKRSDLDDQLKEYIAEWRKQRAKEEDELKKLKEKQAKRKISRAEEEQKMAQRKKEEEERRVREVEEKKQREIEEKRQRLEEAEKKRQAMLQAMKDKDKKGPNFTIAKKDTGVLGLSSAAMERNKTKEQLEEEKKISLSFRIKPLAIEGFSEDKLREKAQELWELIVKLETEKYDLEERQKRQDYDLKELKERQKQQLRHKALKKGLDPEALTGKYPPKIQVASKYERRVDTRSYDDKKKLFEGGYDTLYKETLEKVWQERQERFTQRSKSKLPKWFGERPGKKAGEPETPEGEEDAKADDEIAEDEEEVEEEVVEEEEEEEEEEEEEEEEEEEEEEEEEEEEEEEEEEEEE, encoded by the exons AGGTGAGGGTGATCCAGAGTTCATCAAGCGCCAAGACCAAAAGCGTTCCGATCTCGACGATCAATTGAAGGAATACATTGCTGAATGGCGCAAACAGAGAGCCAAGGAAGAGGATGAGTTGAAGAAACTCAAGGAGAAGCAGGCCAAGCGCAAGATCTCCCGCGCTGAGGAAGAGCAAAAGATGGCCCAACGCAAGAAGGAGGAAGAAGAGCGTCGCGTTCGCGAGGTTGAAGAAAAGAAACAACGCGAAATCGAAGAGAAGCGTCAACGTCTCGAAGAGGCTGAGAAGAAGCGTCAAGCCATGCTCCAAGCCATGAAGGACAAGGACAAGAAGGGCCCCAACTTCACCATCGCCAAGAAGGATACAGGCGTG TTGGGCCTCTCCTCCGCCGCCATGGAGCGTAACAAGACTAAGGAACAACTCGAGGAAGAGAAGAAGATCTCCCTGTCGTTCCGTATCAAGCCCCTTGCCATCGAAGGCTTCAGCGAGGACAAATTGCGCGAAAAGGCCCAAGAATTGTGGGAACTCATCGTCAAATTGGAAACTGAGAAATATGACTTGGAAGAAAGGCAAAAACGTCAGGACTACGAT TTGAAAGAATTGAAGGAAAGACAGAAACAACAGCTCAGGCACAAAGCCTTGAAGAAGGGTCTCGACCCCGAGGCTTTGACTGGCAAATACCCGCCCAAGATCCAAGTCGCCTCCAAGTACGAAAGACGTGTAGATACCCGCTCTTACGACGACAAGAAGAAACTCTTCGAAGGT gGTTACGATACGCTCTATAAGGAAACTTTAGAGAAAGTCTGGCAAGAAAGACAAGAGAGGTTCACACAACGATCAAAAT CCAAATTGCCCAAGTGGTTCGGCGAAAGACCCGGCAAGAAGGCTGGCGAACCCGAGACACCCGAAGGCGAGGAAGATGCCAAGGCTGATGATGAAATCGCCGAGGATGAAGAAGAAGTCGAAGAGGAGGTCGTTGAAGAGGAGGAAGAAGAGGAGGAGGAAGAAGAAGAGGAGGAGGAAGAGGAAGAAGAGgaggaagaagaagaggaagaagaagaagaagaggaggaggaagaagaggaagaataa
- the LOC106086399 gene encoding troponin T, skeletal muscle isoform X9 — MSDDEEYTGEGDPEFIKRQDQKRSDLDDQLKEYIAEWRKQRAKEEDELKKLKEKQAKRKISRAEEEQKMAQRKKEEEERRVREVEEKKQREIEEKRQRLEEAEKKRQAMLQAMKDKDKKGPNFTIAKKDTGVLGLSSAAMERNKTKEQLEEEKKISLSFRIKPLAIEGFSEDKLREKAQELWELIVKLETEKYDLEERQKRQDYDLKELKERQKQQLRHKALKKGLDPEALTGKYPPKIQVASKYERRVDTRSYDDKKKLFEGGWEELGKEVNEKVWNEKKDQYSGRQKSKLPKWFGERPGKKAGEPETPEGEEDAKADDEIAEDEEEVEEEVVEEEEEEEEEEEEEEEEEEEEEEEEEEEEEEEEEEEEE; from the exons AGGTGAGGGTGATCCAGAGTTCATCAAGCGCCAAGACCAAAAGCGTTCCGATCTCGACGATCAATTGAAGGAATACATTGCTGAATGGCGCAAACAGAGAGCCAAGGAAGAGGATGAGTTGAAGAAACTCAAGGAGAAGCAGGCCAAGCGCAAGATCTCCCGCGCTGAGGAAGAGCAAAAGATGGCCCAACGCAAGAAGGAGGAAGAAGAGCGTCGCGTTCGCGAGGTTGAAGAAAAGAAACAACGCGAAATCGAAGAGAAGCGTCAACGTCTCGAAGAGGCTGAGAAGAAGCGTCAAGCCATGCTCCAAGCCATGAAGGACAAGGACAAGAAGGGCCCCAACTTCACCATCGCCAAGAAGGATACAGGCGTG TTGGGCCTCTCCTCCGCCGCCATGGAGCGTAACAAGACTAAGGAACAACTCGAGGAAGAGAAGAAGATCTCCCTGTCGTTCCGTATCAAGCCCCTTGCCATCGAAGGCTTCAGCGAGGACAAATTGCGCGAAAAGGCCCAAGAATTGTGGGAACTCATCGTCAAATTGGAAACTGAGAAATATGACTTGGAAGAAAGGCAAAAACGTCAGGACTACGAT TTGAAAGAATTGAAGGAAAGACAGAAACAACAGCTCAGGCACAAAGCCTTGAAGAAGGGTCTCGACCCCGAGGCTTTGACTGGCAAATACCCGCCCAAGATCCAAGTCGCCTCCAAGTACGAAAGACGTGTAGATACCCGCTCTTACGACGACAAGAAGAAACTCTTCGAAGGT GGCTGGGAAGAACTCGGCAAGGAGGTCAATGAGAAGGTGTGGAACGAGAAGAAGGATCAATACTCCGGCCgtcaaaaat CCAAATTGCCCAAGTGGTTCGGCGAAAGACCCGGCAAGAAGGCTGGCGAACCCGAGACACCCGAAGGCGAGGAAGATGCCAAGGCTGATGATGAAATCGCCGAGGATGAAGAAGAAGTCGAAGAGGAGGTCGTTGAAGAGGAGGAAGAAGAGGAGGAGGAAGAAGAAGAGGAGGAGGAAGAGGAAGAAGAGgaggaagaagaagaggaagaagaagaagaagaggaggaggaagaagaggaagaataa
- the LOC106086399 gene encoding troponin T, skeletal muscle isoform X8 produces MSDDEEYTSEEEEEVVEEVKEGEGDPEFIKRQDQKRSDLDDQLKEYIAEWRKQRAKEEDELKKLKEKQAKRKISRAEEEQKMAQRKKEEEERRVREVEEKKQREIEEKRQRLEEAEKKRQAMLQAMKDKDKKGPNFTIAKKDTGLGLSSAAMERNKTKEQLEEEKKISLSFRIKPLAIEGFSEDKLREKAQELWELIVKLETEKYDLEERQKRQDYDLKELKERQKQQLRHKALKKGLDPEALTGKYPPKIQVASKYERRVDTRSYDDKKKLFEGGYDTLYKETLEKVWQERQERFTQRSKSKLPKWFGERPGKKAGEPETPEGEEDAKADDEIAEDEEEVEEEVVEEEEEEEEEEEEEEEEEEEEEEEEEEEEEEEEEEEEE; encoded by the exons AGGTGAGGGTGATCCAGAGTTCATCAAGCGCCAAGACCAAAAGCGTTCCGATCTCGACGATCAATTGAAGGAATACATTGCTGAATGGCGCAAACAGAGAGCCAAGGAAGAGGATGAGTTGAAGAAACTCAAGGAGAAGCAGGCCAAGCGCAAGATCTCCCGCGCTGAGGAAGAGCAAAAGATGGCCCAACGCAAGAAGGAGGAAGAAGAGCGTCGCGTTCGCGAGGTTGAAGAAAAGAAACAACGCGAAATCGAAGAGAAGCGTCAACGTCTCGAAGAGGCTGAGAAGAAGCGTCAAGCCATGCTCCAAGCCATGAAGGACAAGGACAAGAAGGGCCCCAACTTCACCATCGCCAAGAAGGATACAGGC TTGGGCCTCTCCTCCGCCGCCATGGAGCGTAACAAGACTAAGGAACAACTCGAGGAAGAGAAGAAGATCTCCCTGTCGTTCCGTATCAAGCCCCTTGCCATCGAAGGCTTCAGCGAGGACAAATTGCGCGAAAAGGCCCAAGAATTGTGGGAACTCATCGTCAAATTGGAAACTGAGAAATATGACTTGGAAGAAAGGCAAAAACGTCAGGACTACGAT TTGAAAGAATTGAAGGAAAGACAGAAACAACAGCTCAGGCACAAAGCCTTGAAGAAGGGTCTCGACCCCGAGGCTTTGACTGGCAAATACCCGCCCAAGATCCAAGTCGCCTCCAAGTACGAAAGACGTGTAGATACCCGCTCTTACGACGACAAGAAGAAACTCTTCGAAGGT gGTTACGATACGCTCTATAAGGAAACTTTAGAGAAAGTCTGGCAAGAAAGACAAGAGAGGTTCACACAACGATCAAAAT CCAAATTGCCCAAGTGGTTCGGCGAAAGACCCGGCAAGAAGGCTGGCGAACCCGAGACACCCGAAGGCGAGGAAGATGCCAAGGCTGATGATGAAATCGCCGAGGATGAAGAAGAAGTCGAAGAGGAGGTCGTTGAAGAGGAGGAAGAAGAGGAGGAGGAAGAAGAAGAGGAGGAGGAAGAGGAAGAAGAGgaggaagaagaagaggaagaagaagaagaagaggaggaggaagaagaggaagaataa
- the LOC106086399 gene encoding troponin T, skeletal muscle isoform X1 yields MSDDEEYTSEEEEEVVEEVKEKAPQTPAEGEGDPEFIKRQDQKRSDLDDQLKEYIAEWRKQRAKEEDELKKLKEKQAKRKISRAEEEQKMAQRKKEEEERRVREVEEKKQREIEEKRQRLEEAEKKRQAMLQAMKDKDKKGPNFTIAKKDTGVLGLSSAAMERNKTKEQLEEEKKISLSFRIKPLAIEGFSEDKLREKAQELWELIVKLETEKYDLEERQKRQDYDLKELKERQKQQLRHKALKKGLDPEALTGKYPPKIQVASKYERRVDTRSYDDKKKLFEGGWEELGKEVNEKVWNEKKDQYSGRQKSKLPKWFGERPGKKAGEPETPEGEEDAKADDEIAEDEEEVEEEVVEEEEEEEEEEEEEEEEEEEEEEEEEEEEEEEEEEEEE; encoded by the exons AGGTGAGGGTGATCCAGAGTTCATCAAGCGCCAAGACCAAAAGCGTTCCGATCTCGACGATCAATTGAAGGAATACATTGCTGAATGGCGCAAACAGAGAGCCAAGGAAGAGGATGAGTTGAAGAAACTCAAGGAGAAGCAGGCCAAGCGCAAGATCTCCCGCGCTGAGGAAGAGCAAAAGATGGCCCAACGCAAGAAGGAGGAAGAAGAGCGTCGCGTTCGCGAGGTTGAAGAAAAGAAACAACGCGAAATCGAAGAGAAGCGTCAACGTCTCGAAGAGGCTGAGAAGAAGCGTCAAGCCATGCTCCAAGCCATGAAGGACAAGGACAAGAAGGGCCCCAACTTCACCATCGCCAAGAAGGATACAGGCGTG TTGGGCCTCTCCTCCGCCGCCATGGAGCGTAACAAGACTAAGGAACAACTCGAGGAAGAGAAGAAGATCTCCCTGTCGTTCCGTATCAAGCCCCTTGCCATCGAAGGCTTCAGCGAGGACAAATTGCGCGAAAAGGCCCAAGAATTGTGGGAACTCATCGTCAAATTGGAAACTGAGAAATATGACTTGGAAGAAAGGCAAAAACGTCAGGACTACGAT TTGAAAGAATTGAAGGAAAGACAGAAACAACAGCTCAGGCACAAAGCCTTGAAGAAGGGTCTCGACCCCGAGGCTTTGACTGGCAAATACCCGCCCAAGATCCAAGTCGCCTCCAAGTACGAAAGACGTGTAGATACCCGCTCTTACGACGACAAGAAGAAACTCTTCGAAGGT GGCTGGGAAGAACTCGGCAAGGAGGTCAATGAGAAGGTGTGGAACGAGAAGAAGGATCAATACTCCGGCCgtcaaaaat CCAAATTGCCCAAGTGGTTCGGCGAAAGACCCGGCAAGAAGGCTGGCGAACCCGAGACACCCGAAGGCGAGGAAGATGCCAAGGCTGATGATGAAATCGCCGAGGATGAAGAAGAAGTCGAAGAGGAGGTCGTTGAAGAGGAGGAAGAAGAGGAGGAGGAAGAAGAAGAGGAGGAGGAAGAGGAAGAAGAGgaggaagaagaagaggaagaagaagaagaagaggaggaggaagaagaggaagaataa